The Thermocrinis albus DSM 14484 genome segment GTTACGTGGATACTCATGTTGTGAGAACCCATCCGGAAGTAGTTCTCTACACAGTAACACCCGATGGTAGACTAGATGTGGTGGAGGTTCTCGCCTTCAATGAACCTATTGAGTACATGCCCGACGAAAGATGGTTAGCTCTCTTTAAGGGAAAAACCCTGAGCGGCGATTCTCTGAGACTCAGAAGGGACGTGCCCAACATGACGGGAGCCACTCTCACCAGCCGAGCTATCACTGACAACGCCCGCAAAGTGTTGGCCATGTGGCAGGTACTGTTCGGAGGAAGACGATGAGGTTCTTTGTAACGTCGGGTGTAAGGAACAACAAACCCCTCTTCTTCATGCTGGCAAGCTTTTCCCTTCTGGCAACCCTCTTTTGGATCACATCGTGGTTTTACTTTTACACCAAGTACGGCTTTTCCCAAGAGACTCTCTTTAGATACTTTTTCACAGACTCCCAGTTTCCTGAAAAGATCCCTCTCTCCCAGCTTCTGGAAACTGTGCATATAGAACTTTTTTTACACAGTATGTTTTTGCTGGTTTTAGGTAGTATCCTACTCCTCTCCCCTTCCCTGGAGAAACTTAAGATACCTATCCTCTCTTTGTCCTTCATCACAGCTTTCCTGTACGTCTTCTCCGATCTTATAATCTACACTTTTGGACCCACCTATTTGATCCTCAAGGTAATCTCCTTTGTGGCTTACCAGACAGCCAGCGGATCCCTTGTAGGTATGGTACTTTTTTTCTTGTTTTTTCGGAAGGATGAAGGAAAACCTCAACCACGGAAGATAAAAAAGCTCCTCCTAATGTTCTCTTTCAGTATCCTTATGAACGCTTTGGTAAATCTAGCTCTCTTTACTAGCAAGATGGGTATAAGTCCATCTTCGGTACAAACCTACTACCTGGGAGACCCCACTGTTTTCAGTAGACCTAAAACCCTGGAAGGTCTCACCAAGATCCTCTACCCCCACATCCTGGCGGTGCCCCTTTACCTCTTCGTGATCCTTCATCTTCTTGTCTTTACAGGTACGAAGAGAAGGAACCTTATACTCCTGTCGGTTGTGGCTTTTCTATTCTCCTTTACAGAGATGATGGGAGGACTTCTGGTGAGGTTTCTTCACCCTTCCTTTTCCCTTCTAAAGTTGGTAAGTTTTGCTCTCACCGAGATCTTTCTCTTCTACGCCTCCTTTCGCCTGATGAGAGAGTCCCTCAGAAAGGAGACTTATCCGGTGCTTTATATTTAAATGTACCGTGGATCTAAGATCCGTAGTAAGCAAACTGGACATAGTGGATGTCATTTCCTCTTATATAGATCTTAAGAGGGTAGGTAGTAACTACGCCGGTAGATGTCCTTTTCATCCGGATGATACCCCATCTCTGTACGTATCCCCTTCAAAGGGTATATGGAAGTGTTTTGGGTGCGGTGTAGGAGGTGATGCGGTAAAGTTTGTGGCTCTCTACGAAGGTGTAAGCTACACAGAAGCCCTCATGGAACTTGCCAGAAAGTACAAAATACCTTTGAAACTTCCATCCCAACGTCACGATGACGCACTACTGGAGGCCCTCCGGCAAGCATCCCAGTTTTATCATGAGAGGTTGAAGGAAAACCAACAAGCTTTGGAGTACCTCTACGGCAGAGGCCTGTCGGGAAGAAGTATCCAGCGGTTTGAACTAGGTTACTCTCCTACTTCTCACCAGCTGTGCCAGTTCCTGAAAGAGGCGGGACTTTTGGAAGTTTACGAGCGATCAGGTAACATCCTTCGCCTTGCGGATGGATCTTGCAGGGATATGTTTGCGGGAAGACTCATCATACCCATAAGGGATCACAGAGGCAACGTGGTGGCCTTTGGGGGAAGGACTCTCACCGACGAGAAACCTAAGTATCTTAACTCCCCGGAGAAGGAACATTTCCAGAAGAGGAACATCTTGTTTGGTTTTTACGAAGGAAAGGAGTTCATAAAGGAGCGTAGAAGGGTCATATTGGTGGAAGGTTACTTTGATGTCATCAGTATGCACCAGGCGGGTTTTAAGGAAACGGTGGCACCCTTGGGTACCTCCCTCACCAGTCAGCAAGCACACCTCATAGCATCCTACGCGGACGAAGTGATTCTTATCTTTGATGGAGACTCTGCAGGAAGGCAAGCTGTTCGTAGAGCTGTTCCTCATCTCCTTTCCGAAAACCTTTCGGTGAAGGTCCTTTACCTACCGGAGGGTGAGGATCCCGACACTTACGTGAAGAAAACAGATCTGCACAGAGAGCTGGAATCCCTCCCAGATATTCTGGAGGATCTCTTAAGCAAGGCAAAGAATGACAGAAACTCTTTAGAGACTCTCCTTTATCTGAGCGGTTTCGTAAGAGATCCCGTAAAGAGGGGTGAGATCCTCCTTACGTTGGCAAAACTGACGGGTATGCCGGTATCCCTCCTTAGTGAAAAGGTTCCACGTGTGAGAGGAGAGAGAGAAGAGGAAGAAAAAAAGCTGACCTTCCACGAAAAGATCCTACTTACCGGAATACTGAGGTACAACTTCACCAACGTGCCTCTTGAGGAGCTCAACTTATCTCCTTACGCTGCCCAGATACTGGAGGCTATACAAAAAGAGGATCTTCATCTCGTACCTGCTGAGATAAGAAGAGGTAGGATATCTGACGAAAGGGTGTTTTGGGATGCCGTCAAAGCTCTTAGTATCAAAAAAGAGGACCTGGAGGAAGAGACTCCTAAGGACCTTTCCCAGTTGAGGAAGAGACCAGCCACAAGATTGAGAAAAAGGAGGTTATAATTTTCTGCGCGGGGGTTTGGCATGGCTATACTGGTGAATAAAAACACAAGGGTTGTGGTGCAAGGTATAACAGGTAAGGAGGGATCCTTTCACGCCCTCCAGTGTAAGGCTTACGGCACTCAGGTGGTGGCGGGTGTCACGCCCGGTAAGGGTGGCCAAAAGGTGGAGGACATCCCTGTTTTCAACACGGTGGATGAAGCTGTAAAGGAGACGCAGGCCAACTGTTCTCTCATATTTGTACCACCTGCCTTCGCGGCAGATGCCATAGTGGAAGCTTTGGACGCTGGTATAGAGTTGGTGGTGTGTATAACGGAAGGTATTCCGGTAAGGGACATGCTTATGGTGAAGCATTACATGCTTAAGAACTACCCCAATGCCAAACTTATAGGTCCCAACTGCCCAGGTGTCATAACTCCCGGAGAGGCAAAAGTAGGGATAATGCCAGGTCATATATTTACGAGAGGTAGTGTAGGCATAGTTTCCAGGAGCGGTACGTTAACCTACGAAGCTGCCTATCAACTCACCAAGATGGGTATAGGTCAGTCTACTGCGGTAGGGATAGGAGGTGATCCGGTACACGGGTTGTCCCATAAGGACGTTATAGCTCTCTTCAATGAAGATCCTGAGACACAAGCTATACTGATGATAGGGGAGATAGGTGGTACTGCTGAGGAGGAGGCTGCCGAGTACATAGCCAGTTACGTCAAGAAACCTGTTTTTGCTTACATAGCGGGTATAACGGCTCCCCCCGGTAGGAGGATGGGACACGCAGGAGCCATTATAAGCGGTGGTAAAGGAACAGCTCAGGCCAAAATGGAGGCTCTAAGGGAGGCCGGTGTTCACGTCATAGAGAACCCCGCTTTCATAGGCAAAACGGTGGCGGAAGTACTGGGTGGAGTTATGATTTAGGATATACTAAATCGCCTATGTGGGTTATATTATAACCCTTCAATAAATCCCTTTAAGGAGGTGGAATTATGGCACTAAGAACTAAAGTAGATCCGGACACCTGCACTTCCTGTGAGCTCTGCTACGATAGGGTACCGGAAGTTTACAAGAACAGAGGAGACGGCATAGCGGAGGTAGTGAATCCAGGCCCCGACGGATGGATGTTGGTTCCTCCTGAACTGGAACAGGAGGTTAAGGAGGTAACCGACGAATGTCCAAGCGGCTCTATAATAACGGAGGAAGTTTGAGAATCTTGGTGGATATAGATACTTGTACATGCTGTCAGCTATGCTACGAGGAGGCACCTGAGGTGTTTGCAAACAGGGGGGATGGCTATCCTTTAGTGATCATGAGGGAGGTCATCCCTCCTTTTTTGGAAAAAGTGGTGTGGGTAGCAGAAGCTTGTCCCAGCGGGTCTATACTGCTTGAAGGATAGGGTTCTATTTCTGGGAACAGCGGGTGGTAGAGGTAGCGTATTTCGGTTTTTACGTCGTTCCGGTGGTTTCCTCCTTCAGTTAAGGGGTGTGTGGATTCACGTGGATCCTGGACCAGGGGCCTTCGTCTATTTACACCAGATGGGCTTAGACCCAAGAAACATAGACATCGTAGTCCTTTCACACCTTCACTTAGATCACTCCGCTGATGTTAACGTAGTGATAGAGGCAGCCTCCGAAGGAGGCAAAAACAGGAGGGTGGTTCTGGTAGCACCAAGAACTGCTTTAGAGGGAGAGGACAGAGTGGTTTTACCCTACATCAGGAAAGAACGTGTGGGAGCTGAGTACGTGCTGGAGGAAGGTACAGAGATAAAACATGCCGGCATAAGTATCAGAGCTGTTATGAAACACCGTCATCACGGAGTAGAAACCTACGCCCTTCTGTTTGATAACAGGGTTCTTTATGTTTCGTGTGCCCTTTACGAAGATAAGATGCTGGATATGTATCCCAAAAACGTGGATGTTACCATCATCAACACCACCCTCTACAAAAAGAGTAAGTATGTAGAACATCTAAGTGTGGAGGATGCTAAAAAGATCATAGGGAGTGTTCGGCCTAAGTTGGCCGTGCTCACTCACTTCGGTTACGAAATTCTCAAAAACATGGACCCTCAAGCGATAGCTTCTGAGGTGGAAGAAAGTACGGGTATTCGCACCGTATCCGCCTATGACGGAATGGAGGTGATCTTTTAGTGCTGGAGGTGTTTTTCCCGGAACTTAAGAAACAAGCGGAAGAGTGGGTTCAACATTATGGATACACAGCTCTCTTTATCCTATCCTTCACAGAATCCGTACTCCAACCTGTTCCACCTTTTCCTTTTATAACAGCTGCGCCCCTCTTTAAGCTGGATCCTTATGTGGCCGGTTTGGTGGCCCTTGTAGGAAACGTTTTGGGTGCATTGGTGGCTTACTTTTTGGCGCGCTATGTGGGAGAGGGTTTTGTGAGGAAACTTTTGGGAGAGAAGAGGTTTTTGAAGGGAGAAGCTCTCTTTAACAGATACGGCTTTTGGGCAGTGTTGATAGGAGAACCTTACAAACTGGTCTGCTGGCTTTCCGGTATATTTGGTATGCCTCTTTGGAGATTTCTTCTGGCAAGCCTTATAGCAAGGGGTGTGAGGATAGCTTTCTTTGTCTTCTGGGGAGACCTTCTGAGAAGGTGGGTGTCTTAAAAGTGGGTGCGGGAGGACTCGAACCCCCAACCGGGCGGTTATGAGCCGCCCGCTCTGCCATTGAGCTACGCACCCATCTCCAAGATTAATATTATAAAAAAACCTAACTGCTGTGGCAAGGTATAATAGAGGTAGGGGGTGTTCAAATGGCGCCTGCCGGGTCTCTGGACACCCATAAAGGGCGCGTTACAAATAGCCCGGCACCTTGCTGGGTAAGGAGGAAGAGGGATGAGAAAGATGTTAGCAGTGCTGCTGTTGTTGGGTGGTGTGAGTAATACGGTGCCTGTGGTTAACTCCTTGGGTGTGGGTGGCCCGTCGGAGGATCCCTTTCCCATACCCCCCGACAAAGACATAAACCTCAAGGTAGAGGAGGATATGGACACCCAGAAGGTGAGGGATATAGTGGAGAAGGAGATCTCCCTTTCCGAGGCCATGCAGGAGTTGGCTAATGTCAAAACTGTGGAGATGGCAAGGCCAGACATATGGCCTGTGGTGGGTATAATAACATCCGACTACGGATGGCGTACCATAGGTGGTTCGAGAGAGTTTCACACAGGTGTTGATATATCGGCACCATACGGTGCACCTGTGAGTGTGTCTGCAGATGGAAGAGTCATATTCGCAGGTTGGCTCAAGGGTTACGGAAAAACGGTGATAGTATACCATGGCTATGGTTTCGTTACCCTTTACGCTCACCTTTCCTCCATACTGGTGGATTACGGGGAGAGAGTGGTGAAAGGTCAGGTGATAGGGAAAGTAGGTTCCACGGGAAGGGCTTTTGGAACACACCTCCATTACGAGGTTCTCAAGTACGGTATAAGGCAGAACCCTATAGCTTACCTTCCCTAAAGGAGGCCTCTCTTTCTGAGAGCGTCCTCGTATATACGTCTGTACAGATGGTTCCACTCGGGGGTCCCTTCCACTATCTTCTTGGAGTAAGC includes the following:
- a CDS encoding FMN-binding protein, coding for MLILLLLLMILAVGREFKKPEDVLRSIYPGAQVEVKNIILSPQQMEEVKKLSGLHPKERLVSWYIVRRDSKVIAYGYVDTHVVRTHPEVVLYTVTPDGRLDVVEVLAFNEPIEYMPDERWLALFKGKTLSGDSLRLRRDVPNMTGATLTSRAITDNARKVLAMWQVLFGGRR
- the dnaG gene encoding DNA primase; translated protein: MDLRSVVSKLDIVDVISSYIDLKRVGSNYAGRCPFHPDDTPSLYVSPSKGIWKCFGCGVGGDAVKFVALYEGVSYTEALMELARKYKIPLKLPSQRHDDALLEALRQASQFYHERLKENQQALEYLYGRGLSGRSIQRFELGYSPTSHQLCQFLKEAGLLEVYERSGNILRLADGSCRDMFAGRLIIPIRDHRGNVVAFGGRTLTDEKPKYLNSPEKEHFQKRNILFGFYEGKEFIKERRRVILVEGYFDVISMHQAGFKETVAPLGTSLTSQQAHLIASYADEVILIFDGDSAGRQAVRRAVPHLLSENLSVKVLYLPEGEDPDTYVKKTDLHRELESLPDILEDLLSKAKNDRNSLETLLYLSGFVRDPVKRGEILLTLAKLTGMPVSLLSEKVPRVRGEREEEEKKLTFHEKILLTGILRYNFTNVPLEELNLSPYAAQILEAIQKEDLHLVPAEIRRGRISDERVFWDAVKALSIKKEDLEEETPKDLSQLRKRPATRLRKRRL
- the sucD gene encoding succinate--CoA ligase subunit alpha is translated as MAILVNKNTRVVVQGITGKEGSFHALQCKAYGTQVVAGVTPGKGGQKVEDIPVFNTVDEAVKETQANCSLIFVPPAFAADAIVEALDAGIELVVCITEGIPVRDMLMVKHYMLKNYPNAKLIGPNCPGVITPGEAKVGIMPGHIFTRGSVGIVSRSGTLTYEAAYQLTKMGIGQSTAVGIGGDPVHGLSHKDVIALFNEDPETQAILMIGEIGGTAEEEAAEYIASYVKKPVFAYIAGITAPPGRRMGHAGAIISGGKGTAQAKMEALREAGVHVIENPAFIGKTVAEVLGGVMI
- a CDS encoding ferredoxin, producing the protein MALRTKVDPDTCTSCELCYDRVPEVYKNRGDGIAEVVNPGPDGWMLVPPELEQEVKEVTDECPSGSIITEEV
- a CDS encoding ferredoxin; translation: MRILVDIDTCTCCQLCYEEAPEVFANRGDGYPLVIMREVIPPFLEKVVWVAEACPSGSILLEG
- a CDS encoding MBL fold metallo-hydrolase, which produces MKDRVLFLGTAGGRGSVFRFLRRSGGFLLQLRGVWIHVDPGPGAFVYLHQMGLDPRNIDIVVLSHLHLDHSADVNVVIEAASEGGKNRRVVLVAPRTALEGEDRVVLPYIRKERVGAEYVLEEGTEIKHAGISIRAVMKHRHHGVETYALLFDNRVLYVSCALYEDKMLDMYPKNVDVTIINTTLYKKSKYVEHLSVEDAKKIIGSVRPKLAVLTHFGYEILKNMDPQAIASEVEESTGIRTVSAYDGMEVIF
- a CDS encoding YqaA family protein; the protein is MLEVFFPELKKQAEEWVQHYGYTALFILSFTESVLQPVPPFPFITAAPLFKLDPYVAGLVALVGNVLGALVAYFLARYVGEGFVRKLLGEKRFLKGEALFNRYGFWAVLIGEPYKLVCWLSGIFGMPLWRFLLASLIARGVRIAFFVFWGDLLRRWVS
- a CDS encoding M23 family metallopeptidase — protein: MRKMLAVLLLLGGVSNTVPVVNSLGVGGPSEDPFPIPPDKDINLKVEEDMDTQKVRDIVEKEISLSEAMQELANVKTVEMARPDIWPVVGIITSDYGWRTIGGSREFHTGVDISAPYGAPVSVSADGRVIFAGWLKGYGKTVIVYHGYGFVTLYAHLSSILVDYGERVVKGQVIGKVGSTGRAFGTHLHYEVLKYGIRQNPIAYLP